From the Sebastes fasciatus isolate fSebFas1 chromosome 3, fSebFas1.pri, whole genome shotgun sequence genome, one window contains:
- the nomo gene encoding BOS complex subunit NOMO1: MTAAHQLVRNGTGGSVLLLGSSSGDQSDKMLRITIRADVGALWVLFCITYSQFMSVSSDDIVVACGGFVKSDVEINYSLIEIKLYTRQGSLKYQTDCAPINGYFMIPLYDKGDFVLKIEPPLGWSFEPTSVDLHVDGVSDICTKEEDINFVFTGFSVSGTVLSKGHLLGPAGVEVRLTRTGTDEKLQSVVTQPGGKYTFLKVLPGNYDITAAHPSWTLEQSATSVLVSNANAPAADHLVVGGYDVSGEVRSDGEPMKEVTFLLYSAAVKKEDVGGCNTTPVEGADPGDGSLVYLCSALSREDGTFVFPTLASGEYTVVPFYRGERITFDVAPSRMNFKVEHNSLKLEPIFRVMGFSVTGRVLNTIDGEGVVDAAVSLNNQIKVVSKEDGSFRLENMTAGTYTIRVSKELMFFEPITVKIAPNTPQLPDIITAGFSVCGQISISRLPEGMKQQGRYKVTLTNQGQDKASSRTIDSDPQGAFCFQAKPGDYSVHVSLPEAEVKAGLALQPQALEVSLVDRPLTDLLFTQFMASVSGKVYCLASCDDLSVTLQPVSRQGERRTVALSGSSDILSFSFEDVLPGKYKVSITHEEWCWKHKSMEVEVLDSDVVGVEFRQIGYILRCSLSHAITLEFFQDGSKPENVGVYNLSKGVNRFCLSKPGVYKVTPRSCHQFEQDFYTYDTSAPSILTLTAVRHHMTGLITTDKILDVTVTIKSSIESEPALVLGPLRSLEEQRQEQQLQEIQLRRQERERRAAEEDGGARDDSPPIQEKAGELTGPFHYEFSYWARAGEKITVTPSSKELLFYPPEVEATITGESCPGRLVDIAGRAGLFLVGKVSPELQGVEISITERGAAAPLITVATNEMGAYSVGPLHSDRQYNISANKEGFVLSPVEGTQGDFKAFALAGVTFKIKSEDGHPLSGVLLSLSGGQFRSNLLTQDTGLLTFNNLSPGQYYFKPMMKEFRFEPASQMIAVEEGENLSIDIIGIKTAYSCYGAVLSLSGDAERDVAVEAVGQGECSLYSEDTVTDEEGRFRLRGLLPSCKYLIQLRAEGNDHIERALPQHRAIEVGSNDIDGVNIIAFRQINQFDLSGNVHTLPEHLATLSVKLYKSDNLDNPINSVSLGQSLFFNFPPLDRDGESYVLMLYSTLSRSQYDFTLPQVTFTSNGYHKHITLTFNPTRKVPDQDIAQGSYIALPLTLLLLLAAYNHEKVIPLLLQLVNRIQGVRSMAQVSGDNAALDEAKRQAKRQKARRT; this comes from the exons ATGACAGCAGCTCATCAGCTGGTGCGGAACGGAACCGGAGGCAGCGTGCTGTTGCTCGGCTCATCATCGGGAGATCAGTCAGACAAAATGTTGAGAATTACGATCCGGGCGGACGTGGGAGCCCTCTGGGTTTTATTCTGTATCACGTATTCACAGTTCATGTCTGTGTCCTCTGATGACATCGTGGTGGCCTGCGGAGGCTTCGTGAAGTCCGACGTGGAGATCAACTACTCTCTGATCGAG ATTAAACTGTACACCAGACAAGGTTCCTTGAAATATCAAACGGATTGTGCTCCAATCAATGGCTACTTCATGATCCCCCTCTATGACAAG GGAGACTTTGTTTTGAAGATTGAGCCACCTCTTGGGTGGAGCTTCG AGCCGACCAGTGTCGACCTCCACGTGGATGGAGTGAGTGACATCTGTACAAAAGAAGAAGACATCAACTTTGTCTTCACTGGCTTTTCAGTCTCGGGAACG gttCTGAGTAAAGGTCATCTCCTGGGTCCGGCTGGAGTAGAAGTCAGACTCACCCGGACGGGAACAGACGAGAAACTCCAGAGTGTCGTCACACAGCCTGGAGGAAA GTACACCTTTTTAAAAGTACTTCCTGGAAATTATGACATCACAGCTGCCCATCCCTCCTGGACTCTGGAGCAG AGCGCCACCTCAGTGCTCGTCTCCAACGCCAATGCCCCGGCCGCCGACCATCTGGTAGTCGGAGGCTACGACGTCTCGGGGGAGGTCCGCAGTGACGGAGAGCCCATGAAAGAGGTCACCTTCCTACTGTACTCCGCCGCAGTCAAGAAAGAG gacGTCGGTGGATGTAACACAACCCCAGTGGAGGGGGCAGATCCTGGCGACGGCTCCCTGGTCTACCTGTGCAGCGCTCTATCCAGGGAAGATGGGACCTTCGTCTTTCCCACACTGGCCAGCGGCGAATACACTGTG GTGCCCTTCTACCGGGGAGAACGGATCACGTTTGATGTCGCTCCTTCTAGGATGAATTTCAAGGTGGAACACAACAGTTTGAAACTGGAG CCCATCTTCCGCGTCATGGGCTTCTCTGTGACGGGCCGAGTTCTCAACACTATCGATGGGGAGGGCGTCGTGGATGCCGCAGTGTCCCTCAACAACCAGATCAAAG TCGTCAGCAAGGAGGATGGCTCTTTCCGGTTGGAGAACATGACGGCCGGTACCTACACCATCCGGGTCAGCAAGGAGCTCATGTTCTTTGAGCCAATCACAGTGAAGATCGCCCCCAACACACCCCAACTTCCTGACATCATCACAGCAGG GTTCAGTGTGTGTGGCCAGATCTCCATCAGCCGCCTGCCTGAGGGCATGAAGCAGCAGGGCCGCTACAAGGTCACTCTGACGAACCAGGGCCAAGACAAGGCCTCCAGCAGGACCATCGACTCCGATCCTCAGGGGGCCTTCTGCTTTCAGGCCAAACCTGGAGACTACAGTGTCCAT GTGTCACTCCCCGAGGCGGAGGTGAAGGCAGGTCTGGCTCTGCAGCCTCAGGCCCTGGAGGTCTCCCTTGTGGACCGGCCCCTCACAGACCTACTTTTCACCCAATTCATGGCTTCAGTCTCTGGAAAAGTCTACTGCTTAG CGTCCTGCGATGACCTGTCGGTAACCCTGCAACCAGTGAGTcgacagggagagagaaggacGGTGGCTCTGTCTGGCAGCAGCGACATCCTCAGCTTCTCCTTTGAAGATGTTTTACCAGGGAAATACAAAG TGAGTATTACTCATGAGGAGTGGTGCTGGAAGCATAAGTCCATGGAAGTGGAGGTGCTGGACTCCGACGTCGTGGGAGTGGAGTTCAGACAGATTGGCTACATCCTGCGCTGCTCCCTCTCTCATGCCATTACGTTG GAGTTCTTCCAAGACGGCAGCAAACCTGAGAACGTCGGCGTGTACAACCTCTCTAAGGGAGTCAACCGCTTCTGCCTCTCCAAGCCTG GTGTTTACAAAGTCACCCCTCGCTCCTGCCACCAGTTCGAGCAGGACTTCTACACGTACGATAC CTCAGCCCCCAGTATCCTGACCCTCACCGCGGTGCGGCATCACATGACTGGGCTCATCACCACCGACAAGATCCTAGACGTCACGGTCACTATCAA ATCATCTATTGAAAGCGAGCCGGCGCTGGTGCTGGGTCCCCTGCGGAGCCTGGAGGAGCAGAGgcaggagcagcagctgcaAGAGATTCAACTGCGCCGCCAGGAACGAGAGCGCCGCGCCGCCGAGGAGGACGGAGGTGCCAGGGACGATAGCCCTCCTATCCAAGAGAAGGCCGGTGAACTGACAGGCCCCTTCCACTATGAGTTCTCCTACTGGGCCAG GGCAGGAGAGAAGATCACAGTGACACCCTCATCCAAGGAACTGCTGTTCTATCCTCCTGAGGTAGAGGCCACTATCACTGGAG AGTCGTGTCCAGGTCGGCTGGTGGACATCGCAGGGCGCGCAGGCCTCTTCTTGGTGGGAAAGGTGTCACCAGAGCTCCAGGGTGTGGAGATCTCCATCACTGAAAGAGGAGCTGCTGCACCGCTCATCACTGTGGCCACTAATGAGATGGGAGCATACAG CGTGGGTCCGCTCCACAGCGACCGGCAGTACAACATCAGCGCCAATAAAGAAGGTTTCGTCCTGAGTCCTGTGGAGGGGACTCAGGGAGATTTCAAGGCGTTCGCTCTGGCTGGTGTCACCTTCAAG ATCAAATCGGAGGATGGTCATCCCCTGTCAGGCGTCCTCCTGTCTCTGAGTGGAGGACAGTTTCGCTCCAACCTGTTGACTCAGGACACCGGCCTGCTCACCTTTAATAACCTG AGTCCCGGTCAGTACTACTTCAAGCCCATGATGAAGGAGTTCCGCTTTGAGCCGGCGTCTCAGATGATCGCAGTGGAGGAGGGTGAAAACCTCAGTATCGATATAATCGGCATTAAGACTGCTTACAG CTGCTACGGAGCGGTGCTGTCCCTGAGCGGGGACGCAGAGAGGGATGTGGCCGTGGAGGCGGTGGGACAGGGAGAGTGTAGCCTCTACAGCGAGGACACCGTCACCGACGAGGAGGGTCGCTTCAGACTCCGGGGTCTGCTG CCGAGTTGCAAATATCTAATTCAGCTGCGAGCAGAAGGCAACGACCACATAGAGAGGGCCTTGCCACAACACAGAGCTATAGAG GTCGGCAGTAATGACATTGACGGGGTCAACATCATTGCCTTCAGGCAAATCAATCAGTTTGACCTCAGTGGAAACGTCCACACACTCCCTGAACACCTCGCAACACTGTCG GTGAAGCTTTACAAGAGTGACAATCTGGACAACCCAATCAACAGCGTCTCTCTGGGACAGTCCCTCTTCTTCAACTTCCCTCCTCTGGATAGAGATGGAGAG AGCTATGTGCTGATGCTGTACTCCACGCTGTCCCGCTCCCAGTACGACTTCACTCTGCCTCAGGTCACCTTCACCTCCAACGGCTACCACAAGCACATCACCCTCACCTTCAACCCCACT CGTAAAGTGCCTGACCAGGACATTGCCCAGGGCTCC